The DNA region GATCGCTCGCGCGAAGTGCGCGAGGTGGCGGGCAAGCTGGCCTCGCGTCAGTCGCTTCCCGTGCGCCTGGTGGACGAGCGTTTCACCACCTCGGCGGCGCTGCGCAGCATTCGGGAGCAGGGTGGCTCCACTCGCGGCAGAAAGGGCGATGTGGATGCGATGGCGGCGTGCGTGCTGCTGGAGACGGTGCTCAGGGCGACGGCGCAGGGGGTGGGGATGGGGGAGGTGGTGGATGCGGGGGGCGGGGATGGTGCCGGGGAGCTTACTCCGGGGTAGCAATCCACAGTTTTGGGACGTGCGACGTGGGTGGTGAGTGCGCGTGGTGCAGAGGCGAGATCACGCGGTCCGCAACTCCCGGATAGCGCGATGCGGCAGCATGCACCACTCCCACTCACCACCCACGTCGCATCACCCACGGCTGCGGATCGCGCACCACAACCCTGACCGCAGTTTTCCCTCCCCCATCAAGCCCGTATCTTTTTCGAATGCCCCGCCGCCGCTCCCCCATTCGTCGTCTCGCCCTGCTCGCCGTTGGCATTGTCATCGGCGCCGTGCTCATGCGCGAAGTGCGGGGCTCGGCCGACGCCGATGGCAGTGCCACCCGCGTGATCATTCCGAGAGGCGCGAGCATGCGTGCGGCGGCGGATTCGCTGGCCGCGCACGACATCATTGGCTCCACGCGGCTCTTCCGCTGGTATGCATCCTTCCGCGGCAACGCGCGCGCCATCAAGCCCGGCACCTACCTGCTGCCGCCGGGCGCCGGCTATGCCACCGCGCTCGACGCGCTGGTGAACGGCAAGGGCATCATGACCACGGTCGTAATTCCGGAGGGCTTCGACCTGCGCGACATCACACCGGCGCTGGCCAAGGCGCTTGATGTGCCGGAAGACTCCGTGCGCGCGGCGGTGACCGACACGGCGTGGATCAACCAACTGGCCATTCCCGTCCCCTCGCTCGAGGGCTACCTGTTTCCCGCCACCTACGCGTTTCCCGAGGGCACGACGGCGCGCGAGGCGGTGAACGCGATGATCGAGCGTTTCCTCGACGCCTGGAAGCCCGAGTGGGACGCGCGCCTGCAAGCGCTGAGCATCACGCGGCACGACGCGCTGGCCATGGCCAGCATCGTGGAGAAGGAAGCGCGCAAGCCCGAAGAACGTCCCATCATCTCCGCCGTGTACTGGAACCGCGTGAAGGCCGGCATGCTGCTGCAGGCCGACCCCACGGTGCAGTACGCCCTGCCCAAACACGTGGGCCGCGTGCTGTACAAGGATCTCGAGGTGGAGTCCAAGTACAACACGTACAAGCATACCGGGCTGCCACCCGGTCCGATCGCCTCGCCGGGCGCAGCCAGCATCGAGGCCGCGCTGACTCCCGCCGACGTGCCGTATCTGTTCTTTGTGGCGCGCGCCGATGGCAGTCATCAGTTCACGCGCACCTTCGAAGAGCACACGCGCGCCATCGCGCAGATTCGCTCGGCGGCCCGGACGTCGGCGGCCCGGGCTTCGGCGTCGCAGAGCGGCCGCTGAGCGCGGCCCTGCACTCGCCATCGCCCGCCAGCAACGACCGTCCCATGCGTCTGTCGCTGCTCATTGCCACGTACAACTGGCCCGAGGCGCTGGCGGTGGTACTGCAGGCGGTGCGCAAGCAGGACGTACTGCCCGACGAGGTGCTCATTGCCGACGACGGGTCAGGGCCGGCCACGCAGGAGCTGGTGATTCGCGCACAGCGGGACTTTCCGGTGCCACTGCATCACGTGTGGCACGAAGACCGCGGCTTTCGCGCCGGCGCCATTCGCAATCAGGCCATCGCGCGTGCCACGGGTGACTACGTGCTGCAGATCGACGGTGACATCGTGCTCCATCGCGCAGCCGTCGCCGCGCACCGAAGTTTCGCACGACGCGGATCGTTTGTGCAGGGTTCGCGCGCGCTGTTGTCGGAAGCACGGACACGCGCTCTGTTGCAGCGGGGCTGGGTTGAACCCGGTCCGTTTGGCGCCGGTGTCTCGCACCGCATCAATGCCTGGTACGCCCCCTGGTTGGCGCCGTTCTCTGGCGGCAGCCGTGATACGGTGGAACGCATTCGCGGCTGTCACATTGCCTTCTGGCGTGACGATCTGCTGCG from Gemmatimonas sp. UBA7669 includes:
- the ruvX gene encoding Holliday junction resolvase RuvX encodes the protein MTLAAAPGGRLLAVDWGDKRIGLAISDELGMLASPVGIIARRAGKRPPLAELMRQAESLGARGYVFGLPLDPSGDETDRSREVREVAGKLASRQSLPVRLVDERFTTSAALRSIREQGGSTRGRKGDVDAMAACVLLETVLRATAQGVGMGEVVDAGGGDGAGELTPG
- the mltG gene encoding endolytic transglycosylase MltG, which translates into the protein MPRRRSPIRRLALLAVGIVIGAVLMREVRGSADADGSATRVIIPRGASMRAAADSLAAHDIIGSTRLFRWYASFRGNARAIKPGTYLLPPGAGYATALDALVNGKGIMTTVVIPEGFDLRDITPALAKALDVPEDSVRAAVTDTAWINQLAIPVPSLEGYLFPATYAFPEGTTAREAVNAMIERFLDAWKPEWDARLQALSITRHDALAMASIVEKEARKPEERPIISAVYWNRVKAGMLLQADPTVQYALPKHVGRVLYKDLEVESKYNTYKHTGLPPGPIASPGAASIEAALTPADVPYLFFVARADGSHQFTRTFEEHTRAIAQIRSAARTSAARASASQSGR
- a CDS encoding glycosyltransferase family 2 protein; the protein is MRLSLLIATYNWPEALAVVLQAVRKQDVLPDEVLIADDGSGPATQELVIRAQRDFPVPLHHVWHEDRGFRAGAIRNQAIARATGDYVLQIDGDIVLHRAAVAAHRSFARRGSFVQGSRALLSEARTRALLQRGWVEPGPFGAGVSHRINAWYAPWLAPFSGGSRDTVERIRGCHIAFWRDDLLRVNGYDEAYEGWGREDSDLTLRLGHAGVVRRNLKFAAVAYHLWHRQNSRDALDRNSARLDEARRSGRVRATLGLDQYLHNTDLLLET